The region GGGACGGAGCCATCAACTTCATCGACGAGCACGACGAGGTGCTTGTCGAAGGCATCGGCGGAAGGATGGGCCGTTCTTACGGCGATATCCCCGGGGTCCGTTACAAGGTCATCAAAGTGAACAACGTCTCATTGAATGAAATGGTCCGCGGAAGGACCGAGAAACCGGTAAGGTGAATCAAATGTCGGAGAACGTTGCACAGAAAGCGCTCATATTCGGAAAGTACGACACGTCCGAGGTCGTCATCAACGACGGCGGGTTGGCAAAATACATAGACCTAACACCCACAAACGTGCCTCACTCGGGCGGAAAGCATGCCAACAAGTGGTTCGGCAAATCCAAACTGAGCATAGTAGAGAGATTGATAAACAACATAATGAGGACCGAAAAGTACACCGGGAAAAAGATGAAGGCGTACAAGACGGTCTCTCAGGCATTCGACATAGTTGCGCAAAAGACCAAGAAGAACCCCCTCCAGATACTGGTGGAGGGATTGGAGAACACGGCGCCCCGCGAAGAGGTGACCAGACTCCAGTTCGGAGGCATATCGGTGCCCAAAGCGGTGGACATCTCCCCTCAGAGGAGGCTTGACATCGCAATAAGGAACATCTCCACAGGCGTCGTCAGGGCCTCTTCCAAGAGCAAGAAGCCCATACACGAGTGTCTGGCCGACGAGATAATGCTGGCGGCAAAGGGCGACATGACATCGTTCGCGGTCGCCAAGAAGGAAGAGATCGAGAGGGTCGCGCAGTCGGCCAGGTGATCCTAGGTGAGTTGAAATGGGACGTAAAGAAGACAACATCAAAAGAGCGACGGAACTGATGGTGGATCCGGCAAACATAAGGAACATCGGTACCGCGGCGCACATAGATCACGGTAAGACGACATTCTCGGACAACCTCATAGCGGGGGCAGGCATGATGTCCGCCGAGCTGGCGGGGAAGCAGTGCGTTCTCGACTTCGACGAGCAGGAGGCGGCCAGAGGTATAACCATCAACGCCGCGAGCGCGTCAATGGTCCACAACTTTGAGGGCAAGGATTATCTGATAAACCTTATCGACACCCCCGGTCACGTTGACTTCGGAGGGGACGTCACAAGGGCGATGAGAGCGCTGGACGGAGTGTTCATACTCTGCTGCGCAGTAGAAGGCATAATGCCTCAGACGGAAACTGTCATAAGGCAGGCCATGAAAGAGAGGGTAAGGCCGCTTCTGTTCATCAACAAGGTAGACAGGATGATAGTCGAGCAGCAGGTCACGAAGGAGATGATGATAGATAAGTTCTCCAAGATCGTCGCTGAGTTCAACCAGAAGATAAAGGACACCCTCCCCGCGCCGCTCAACAAGCAGTGGCAGGTGAGCATACAGGACGGTACGGTGGCATTCGGGTCAGCGTACAACAACTGGGCCATATCCGCAACGTTCATGCAGAGATCGAAGATATCATTCAGCGATATATTCGACTTCTGCGCAAGAGAGGGCGGCCAGAAAGAGCTGGCCAAGAAATCACCGCTTCATGAGGTGGTCCTTGAGATGGCCATCAAGCACATACAGAACCCCAAGGACGCGCAGAAGATCCGCATACCCACGATCTGGAAAGGAGATCTAGGCTCGGATATAGGCAAGCAGATGCTGGCCTGCGATCACAACGGCGACGTATCATTCATGATAAACAAGATCATAATGGACCCCCATGCGGGAGAGGTAGCGATCGGAAGGCTGTTCTCAGGCACAGTGAAGAAAGGGGACGTCCTCTACATATCCGGTATGCCAAATGCACAGAGGGTGCAGACGGTCGCGCTGATGGTAGGCGCGGACAGGATAATGATCGACGATGTGGTCGCAGGCAACATAGCGGCGGTCACAGGCCTCAAGGACGCCATCGCAGGCTCGACGGTGTCCTCGCTGAAAGAGATGGATCCGTTCGAGAAAATGGCCCACTATTCGGAGCCGGTGGTCACGAAAGCGATCGAGGCAAAGAATATGAAGGACCTCCCCAAACTGGTCGAAGTTCTGAGGACAATCGCCAAGGCAGATCCGTCACTCAACATTGAGATCAACAACGAGACAGGGGAGCACCTCATGTCAGGTATGGGCGAGCTGCACCTTGAGATAACAGAATACCGCATCGTGAAGGAGCAGGGCGTGGAGATCGTTTCCTCGGCGCCCATCGTGGTCTATCAGGAGTGCATAAAAGGAAAGAACACCAACCCCTTCGAAGGCAAGTCGCCGAACAAGCACAACAAGTTCTACTTCCTGGTGGAGCCTCTGGAGGAGGCGGTCGTCGAAGCCATTCATAAAGGCGAGATAGACCCCGACGCAAAGATAAAAGATCAGAAGGCGATGGCAAAACAGCTTGAGGAGCTCGGCCTTGAAAAGGAAGAGGCCAAAGGCATAGTGATGTTCAAGAACAGCAACATGCTGCTGGACAACACAAAAGGTATCCAGTATCTCCATGAGACGATGGAGCTGGTGAAGCAGGCCTTCGAAGAGGCGATGATGAGAGGCCCTCTCGCAGGCGAGAAGTCCGCCGGAGTGAAGGTAAAACTGATGGATGCGAAACTCCATGAGGATACCATCCACAGAGGGCCGGCGCAGGTCATCCCGGCGGTCAGGGACGGAATATACGGTTCGATGTGCGAGGCCGGAAGGACCCTCCTCGAACCGGTACAGAAAGTATTCATCAATGTTCCGCCTGACTATATGGGCGGGGCGGTGAACCTCATCAACCAGCGCCGCGGAACCATATTGGAAATGGGGCAGGACGGGACGTACTCCATAGTATCCGCCGAATGCCCCGTGGCAGACATGTTCGGATTCGCGTCGGATATACGCGGGTCTACACAGGGCCGCGCTCTCTGGTCCACAGAGAACGCGGGTTTCAAACAGTTGCCGCCTGAGTTACAGAAGAAGGTCGTCACGGAGATCAGGACCCGCAAGGGAATGAGCCCCGAGCCATATGACGCCCGCTACTACTCAAGCCTGTAAACTTTAAATATAAACATCTTATCGCAGAAAAACAGACCTATAAAGTAGGAGGTATGAAAATGGCAGAGAAAGAGCACATGAACCTGGTCATCATCGGTCACGTCGACCACGGAAAGTCCACCCTCACGGGAAGGATCCTTCTGGAAACCGGCGCTATCGAGCCCCACCTGGTAGAGAAATATAGGAAAGAGGCGGAGGAGAAAGGAAAAGGGTCCTTCTACTTCGCATGGGTCATGGACGGCCTGAAGGAAGAGAGGGAGAGAGGAGTCACCATTGATGTGGCACACAAGAAATTCTACACCGACAAGTATTATTTCACAGTCATCGACGCCCCCGGCCACCGCGACTTCGTTAAGAACATGATCACCGGAACCTCGCAGGCGGACGCAGCGGTCATAACCTGCTCCGCGATAGAGGGACCTCAGGCACAGACCAAAGAACACGTCTTCCTCGCGACCACCCTCGGCGTGAGACAGATCATCGTTGCCATCAACAAGATGGATGCGGTGAAGTACGAGGAGGCAAAATACAAAGAGGCCGTCGACGCGATGAGCAAGCTCATGCAGATGGTCGGCATCAAGACCGACACAGTGTCCTTCGTCCCCGTATCGGCAATGGCGGGAGACAATGTCAAGACAAAATCGGCCAACACCCCGTGGTACAAGGGACCCACCCTTATCGAGGCCCTCAATACACTCAAAGTTCCCGAGAAGCAGACGGACAAGCCCCTCAGGATGCCGATCCAGGATGTCTACACCATCACAGGTATCGGAACCGTTCCCGTAGGAAGGATCGAGACCGGCGTACTGAAGCCGAACATGAAGATCATGTTCGAGCCCTCTCATGTGCCGGGTGAGGTCAAATCCATCGAGATGCACCACGAACAGCTGCCCTCCGCAGGCCCCGGCGACAATGTCGGGTTCAATGTGCGCGGCGTAGCTAAGAACGATGTCAGGAGAGGAGACGTAGCCGGCCCGGTGGACAACCCCCCGACCGTCGCAAAGCAGTTCACGGCGCAGATCGTCGTCCTGAACCACCCCTCCGCCATAACCGTCGGATACACCCCCGTGTTCCACTGCCACACCACTCAGACGGCCTGCAGGTTCGTTGAGCTGGTGAAGACCATTGACCCCAAGAGCGGTCAGGTCAAAGCGGAGAACCCGCCCTTCCTTAAGACAGGCGACATCGCCGTCGTCAAGGTAGAGCCGACGAAGCCGATGGTAATCGAGACTGCAAAAGAATTCCCGCCGCTCGGAAGGTTCGCCATCCGTGACATGGGTCAGACCGTCGCTGCCGGTATGTGCATCGAGGTCCAGAAGGCCAACTGAGGCCTTCGTCCTTTATTTAAGGGATAAAACATGTCACAGCGAGCAAGGATCTCACTCAGCGGCACTGACCCGGCAAAGGTTGACAGCGTATGCGCCCAGATCAAGGGGATATCCCAGAGGACCGGCGTGGACATACGCGGACCCGTCCCTCTTCCTACGAAGAAGCTCAGGGTTCCCTGCAGGAAGAGCCCTGATGGAGAAGGAAGCGAGACCTGGGACCGCTGGGAGATGCGCATCCACAAGAGACTGATCGACCTGGATGCCGACGAACGCGCCCTCAGGCAGCTCATGAGGATCCAAGTGCCCGACGGCGTGAACATCGAGATCGTTCTTCGCAGCACCTAAACACCTTACCAACAACCTTTCTTTTATTATATATATCAAACAAGCGGCGCTTTACCGTTACGGGTGTTCATATCGGGCGTGCTTTTCATATGCCATCCGAAGCGGAAGTTCATTACACCCCCAGGTCCGGATCCAGCCTCAATATGAGGCAGGGAGGCACACATCCCGGACCATCGGCGCGACAGGCGCGCCTCCCCGCAGAGGAAAATCGGTTTTTAACGATTTTTCTATATTTTACATAATACCGCTCTTATAGATATATTAGGCACATAGTAACTATATACAAACTATTGTATCACTGGAGATTTTATATATTATTATGTGTTATTTATCTTTGTCGAAAATCAATTCGATAACAAAACCGTTCAATGTCGTGAATAAGGGACGAAACGCGAGGTCTTGTGCTCAATATTTTTGGCATGAGCAAAAACTCCTTCAGGACATTCC is a window of Candidatus Methanoplasma cognatum DNA encoding:
- the tuf gene encoding translation elongation factor EF-1 subunit alpha, which codes for MAEKEHMNLVIIGHVDHGKSTLTGRILLETGAIEPHLVEKYRKEAEEKGKGSFYFAWVMDGLKEERERGVTIDVAHKKFYTDKYYFTVIDAPGHRDFVKNMITGTSQADAAVITCSAIEGPQAQTKEHVFLATTLGVRQIIVAINKMDAVKYEEAKYKEAVDAMSKLMQMVGIKTDTVSFVPVSAMAGDNVKTKSANTPWYKGPTLIEALNTLKVPEKQTDKPLRMPIQDVYTITGIGTVPVGRIETGVLKPNMKIMFEPSHVPGEVKSIEMHHEQLPSAGPGDNVGFNVRGVAKNDVRRGDVAGPVDNPPTVAKQFTAQIVVLNHPSAITVGYTPVFHCHTTQTACRFVELVKTIDPKSGQVKAENPPFLKTGDIAVVKVEPTKPMVIETAKEFPPLGRFAIRDMGQTVAAGMCIEVQKAN
- the rpsJ gene encoding 30S ribosomal protein S10 translates to MSQRARISLSGTDPAKVDSVCAQIKGISQRTGVDIRGPVPLPTKKLRVPCRKSPDGEGSETWDRWEMRIHKRLIDLDADERALRQLMRIQVPDGVNIEIVLRST
- a CDS encoding 30S ribosomal protein S7, giving the protein MSENVAQKALIFGKYDTSEVVINDGGLAKYIDLTPTNVPHSGGKHANKWFGKSKLSIVERLINNIMRTEKYTGKKMKAYKTVSQAFDIVAQKTKKNPLQILVEGLENTAPREEVTRLQFGGISVPKAVDISPQRRLDIAIRNISTGVVRASSKSKKPIHECLADEIMLAAKGDMTSFAVAKKEEIERVAQSAR
- a CDS encoding elongation factor EF-2, which translates into the protein MGRKEDNIKRATELMVDPANIRNIGTAAHIDHGKTTFSDNLIAGAGMMSAELAGKQCVLDFDEQEAARGITINAASASMVHNFEGKDYLINLIDTPGHVDFGGDVTRAMRALDGVFILCCAVEGIMPQTETVIRQAMKERVRPLLFINKVDRMIVEQQVTKEMMIDKFSKIVAEFNQKIKDTLPAPLNKQWQVSIQDGTVAFGSAYNNWAISATFMQRSKISFSDIFDFCAREGGQKELAKKSPLHEVVLEMAIKHIQNPKDAQKIRIPTIWKGDLGSDIGKQMLACDHNGDVSFMINKIIMDPHAGEVAIGRLFSGTVKKGDVLYISGMPNAQRVQTVALMVGADRIMIDDVVAGNIAAVTGLKDAIAGSTVSSLKEMDPFEKMAHYSEPVVTKAIEAKNMKDLPKLVEVLRTIAKADPSLNIEINNETGEHLMSGMGELHLEITEYRIVKEQGVEIVSSAPIVVYQECIKGKNTNPFEGKSPNKHNKFYFLVEPLEEAVVEAIHKGEIDPDAKIKDQKAMAKQLEELGLEKEEAKGIVMFKNSNMLLDNTKGIQYLHETMELVKQAFEEAMMRGPLAGEKSAGVKVKLMDAKLHEDTIHRGPAQVIPAVRDGIYGSMCEAGRTLLEPVQKVFINVPPDYMGGAVNLINQRRGTILEMGQDGTYSIVSAECPVADMFGFASDIRGSTQGRALWSTENAGFKQLPPELQKKVVTEIRTRKGMSPEPYDARYYSSL